CAGCCTCGCGATCCACAAAACTTCATCACCTCTGCCGGTTTAGGCACCATGGGCTTTGGCTTGCCCGCTGCAATGGGTGCATCGGTTGGCCGTCCTGATGACCAATCAATTCTTATCTCTGGCGATGGCTCGTTCATGATGAACGTGCAAGAGCTTGGCACGCTGAAACGCCGTCAGATCCCAGTAAAGATGGTGCTTCTAAATAACTCTCGCTTGGGCATGGTTCGCCAATGGCAATCACTGTTCTTTGATGGCCGCCACAGTGAAACCATCTTGGATGACAACCCAGATTTCGTAATGCTCGCAAAAGCATTCGATATCCCAGGCAAAACCATCACGCGTAAAGAAGAAGTAGAGCCAGCACTGAAAGAGATGCTAGAGAGCAAAACCGCTTACCTACTTCATGTTCTTATCGATGAAGAAGAAAACGTATGGCCACTAGTACCGCCAGGTGCTTCGAACAGTGAGATGTTGGAGAACACATAACATGAAAAGATACCTATTAGACATCAAAGCCGATGATAAGCCTGTACTACTAGAGCGTGTTCTTCGTGTTATCCGCCACCGTGGCTTTATAGTTAAGCAAGTCGCGGGCACTCAAAACCACGAAAGCAAAGTGGCGAGTGTTGAGA
The Vibrio kanaloae genome window above contains:
- the ilvM gene encoding acetolactate synthase 2 small subunit, whose translation is MKRYLLDIKADDKPVLLERVLRVIRHRGFIVKQVAGTQNHESKVASVEIIVDSDRPISFLVNQIEKLWDVRTVDVISISRNELPNNNLQQKINA